Below is a window of Hydrogenovibrio crunogenus DNA.
CCAACCGTGCAAACTACCAGAAATAATGGCGCTAAAGAAACCGCCAATGTTACAACCAAAAGATACAGTTGCTCCATATCCCATTAGGGAACCCGCAATGATTGGGATTAAAATATTTGTAAAGCGAATGCTGCGAACGCCCTGCGTTTTAACGTTTGATTTAACTTGCGTTAAGTTTTTTGAAAGGTGATAGCTCGCCACACCAAGAAACATTCCTAGTGTGGTTAATAAGATGCTGTCATTTGTCCAGTTCTTTGATAATGCAGCGTCATTAATCGCCGTGAACTCCCAAAAATCCCATTCAATGGGTAGCCCCGTTTCTTGAATAGCGATAATGCCTAATTTAGGAAAAATCCAGCTAATAGACCACGGGTGAGAGGACAAGAGTAAAACAATAAAATTTAATATAACCAATAAAAATGAAGCCCAAAATACGGGAGATATCTTGAGTTGTTTCAACGTATTTTGGGTTTTAAATATTGGTGATACAATATTGTGGTGATGTTTTTCATACTGAACTAAGCCGTAGTAAAGTAATGAGATAATACTTAAGTTAGCGAAAAGTCCTAATCCCCAAGGTATATTGGTCGCAAAAGAGAATACGCCCCAAGTTTGAAGGTTTAACCATTTTTCTATGTGTGAGGCGGCAAAAGTACCACCAATAATCATCCATAAGAAAACCCAGTAATAGCGTATTTTAAATTCGCCAAGTAAGCGAATCGTGCCTGATGAACAGCTACTTGCTATGGTCATGCCTATACCAAACATAAATGCGCCAAGTGCAACATTAATGCCTATTGGTCTAATGGCTCCTGCAACATTAAACCCAAATTGGGGCAAAAGATTTAATGCAGGAAAAAACAGTAAAGAACCTAAGGCCAAAAGCCATAAATGAGATCGAGTGCCTAAGGTTTTTTTGTGTAACCAAAAATCTTGCCAGTAACCTGTAAAGCCAAAGTGAAAGTGTATAAAGACCAAACCAATTAAAAAGCCCGTAAGAAGCAGTTTGCCTTGGTTACCTGTGTATAGCCAAATGCTTAAAAATAGAGTGATTAAAAAAATAGGTATAAGCCACTTTTTATAGGGTGTTGCGTGATAAATTGTAAAAATCATTTTATATTCCTCTTTAATGTAGAGAGGATTTTATGGGTAATTTGCTCACGCGTGATTGATGAATATAGATGTAACCATCACTTTATTAGATGGTTCAGATGATAAATAATATAAAAAGATACCTAAAGGGTTTAAGTTGTGACTATAAATCAAGTAAAGCTGTTAATTGAGCTGTATAAAAACGGATTGAATTTATCGATAGCTTCTGAAAAATTAAATATCGTTCAATCAGCAGGTAGTCGCCAGTTAAAGCTACTTGAAGAAGAATTGGGTTTTCCCATTTTTATTAGAAAAGCGAACAGATTGGCGGAATTTACTCAGGCAGGAGAACAAGTTCTTGAACAGGCAAAAATGATTTGTTTGGCTGAACGCAATATTAAAATGTTATCTGACTCATTTAATCCAAATATGGAGGGTAGTATTCGTTTAGGTACCACGCATACTCAAGCACGTTATATTCTTCCAAATGTATTAATGAATTACAAAACAAAACATCCGCAAACTAAATTGCATATTGAAGAGAGTTCGCCAGAAAATCTATATTCGTTTTTGCAGAGAGATCAAATTGATATTGCGATTTGTTCAGAGTTAATTTCTAAACAGGATGACTTGGTTTCTCAAAAAGCCTATGAGTGGGAACACGTTATGATTGCGCCACATAATCATCCTATATGGAAAAGGAATCTATCTATTGAAAGTTGTGTGAATTATCCTATTTTGTCGTATATAAAAGGCTTTACCCACAGTGATAAGGTATTACATGCATTAAGAGAGGTTCAGCCAGGATTTGAGTTTGATATTGTGGCTTCAGATGCGGATGTGATTAAAACCTATGTAAAGAATGGTTTTGGCATAGGAATCATTGCTGAAATGGCATTAGAAGACCTGGATGCTAAACATTTTAAGACCTATCGGCTAGGGGCAGAAGTTGGTTATTCTTCTACCTATTATGCGTATTTAAAAAAACGTTTTTTACCTTCTTATATGGAGGCATTTTTAGACACGTTTATAAAAGCCGTAAGTCATAAATTTCATTAGTTTTTATTGTTGTTACAACGGGCTTAATGCACCGTGCAAACCATGCACGGATCAAATGATCGCACGATATGCTGAACAGATACTGGGCTGGTTTCATCTTGACGTTTTAAAGCGCCTACTAAAGCTTGTTCTAAGGGGCCAGGTATTCCATTTTGATCACGAGGTGAAAAGTTCCAAGTGGTTGGTGCAATCACTTGAAAATTTTTAATGACATCATTTTCAAGCTCTAGCCAATGACCTAGACTTCCTCTTGCGGCTTCTACCAGACCAATTCCTCGGTTAGATTGAATGCCTTGAGGTTGCAGGCAAAATGCTTTTTCATTTGTAAATCCTGTATCGAGCCAACTTTCGGCTAGGGTAATAATTTTCACTAACTCGTAAACACGTGCCACAATTCGAGTGTAAACCGTGCTGCCATATTGCTTCATTAAATCATCAATTAAAGGCGTTTTATTAACGACTTGTCTTGCCAGCGAGCCTACTTCAATGACCTTTTGATCTAAACGCGGGGCCTTGCACCAACTGTAAGTGTTTGGTTTATCTATATCTGGTTGAGTTGTAGAATTCCAAGGGCTTGCAGATGGTGCTCCTTGGTAGTGAGAATGGCTAATATCTTCGGTAATAGCGCTGGGATTTATGTCACTTATTTTTCCGTCAATATACAGGCCTGGTAAAAAGGATAAATGTTCTTCATGACTAAAACTGCCATAACTCATTAATCTGCCAGGGCTTTTTCCTAATGTTTCTAAGTTAAGGTATTTAGCCACTTCACAGAAAAGGCCAAAGTCAGACTGGGCGACATTTTTATTATTAAGCCATTGATTAAAGTCGCCTTCATTTTCAAGGTTTAAAAAGGTTTCAAGTTTATCGCCTATTAAATGTTCTTCTAAAAAACGTCTAAGTTTACGAGCCATTAAATGTAACTTAGTGGTTTCATTTTCTGAAATAGCGCGACTCGTGCCGCCAGGTTGAATGGCTAAGGTATGTGGCCAGTGGCCCGCTAAAACGCCCATCATTTT
It encodes the following:
- a CDS encoding YeeE/YedE thiosulfate transporter family protein, translating into MIFTIYHATPYKKWLIPIFLITLFLSIWLYTGNQGKLLLTGFLIGLVFIHFHFGFTGYWQDFWLHKKTLGTRSHLWLLALGSLLFFPALNLLPQFGFNVAGAIRPIGINVALGAFMFGIGMTIASSCSSGTIRLLGEFKIRYYWVFLWMIIGGTFAASHIEKWLNLQTWGVFSFATNIPWGLGLFANLSIISLLYYGLVQYEKHHHNIVSPIFKTQNTLKQLKISPVFWASFLLVILNFIVLLLSSHPWSISWIFPKLGIIAIQETGLPIEWDFWEFTAINDAALSKNWTNDSILLTTLGMFLGVASYHLSKNLTQVKSNVKTQGVRSIRFTNILIPIIAGSLMGYGATVSFGCNIGGFFSAIISGSLHGWLWLVSAFLGMGFTVFIKRTVLTK
- a CDS encoding nickel-dependent hydrogenase large subunit, whose protein sequence is MSRIIVGPFNRVEGDLEVQLEMEGNQVASAFIKPTLFRGFETMLVGRNPNDTLIYAPRICGICSVSQSVAAAKSLSQIYGITPTDNGQKAINLMLANENAADLLTHFYLFFMPDFARETYRDTPWFNKVEERFKSVTGKAASKAVEARANWLKMMGVLAGHWPHTLAIQPGGTSRAISENETTKLHLMARKLRRFLEEHLIGDKLETFLNLENEGDFNQWLNNKNVAQSDFGLFCEVAKYLNLETLGKSPGRLMSYGSFSHEEHLSFLPGLYIDGKISDINPSAITEDISHSHYQGAPSASPWNSTTQPDIDKPNTYSWCKAPRLDQKVIEVGSLARQVVNKTPLIDDLMKQYGSTVYTRIVARVYELVKIITLAESWLDTGFTNEKAFCLQPQGIQSNRGIGLVEAARGSLGHWLELENDVIKNFQVIAPTTWNFSPRDQNGIPGPLEQALVGALKRQDETSPVSVQHIVRSFDPCMVCTVH
- a CDS encoding LysR substrate-binding domain-containing protein, which gives rise to MTINQVKLLIELYKNGLNLSIASEKLNIVQSAGSRQLKLLEEELGFPIFIRKANRLAEFTQAGEQVLEQAKMICLAERNIKMLSDSFNPNMEGSIRLGTTHTQARYILPNVLMNYKTKHPQTKLHIEESSPENLYSFLQRDQIDIAICSELISKQDDLVSQKAYEWEHVMIAPHNHPIWKRNLSIESCVNYPILSYIKGFTHSDKVLHALREVQPGFEFDIVASDADVIKTYVKNGFGIGIIAEMALEDLDAKHFKTYRLGAEVGYSSTYYAYLKKRFLPSYMEAFLDTFIKAVSHKFH